In Callospermophilus lateralis isolate mCalLat2 chromosome 4, mCalLat2.hap1, whole genome shotgun sequence, one genomic interval encodes:
- the Scaf11 gene encoding protein SCAF11 isoform X3 → MKKKTVYTLNVGDQEYEDMEGEENRNGTATTGLFYSEADRCPICLNCLLEKEVGFPESCNHVFCVTCILKWAETLASCPIDRKPFQAVFKLSAVEGCVKIQVKRQLRETKDKNIESSLKKQLSCHESSESFIRKKNTIREDVLSARFYDLKVIHRISPYSKVRGKKNAAIKINKPPRSNQCASHCYRNFFSNMFSSSSHTGESSFTYRAYCTEFIEVSEISALIRQKRQELELSWFPDALPGIGRIGFIPWDIETEVLPLISSVLPRTIFPTSTVSLENFGTSIKGCTLTHTQEGEEKKQTSSTSNTRGSRRKPATATPTRRSTRNTRAETVSQSQRSPVSSNSGCDAPGNSNPSVSVSSPAESEKQRQAPKRKPVRRGRKPPILKKKLRSSIPPPEKSSSSDSVEEETAESDTPPVLEKEQQSDVESSDICSLQTDVENQSANCLKSYSEQIEESEECSKNHDVEEKEPSYSESTQDLPVLVGEEEENKLESSGIEGKVLCLESELSKDIFEKGSDPLENQDQISESSESEVKIVVGSDHSPNDFLKCSRSEIEIHQSVSSLHLDEKLENSESVVNKDIVESPVVVIIDHNDSSVKTEEIVVNPKLECFDGEIIQTAGSKSFESTEIQLLRHVETGDAVIAATCDTSQNENLGSIKDSENNLLKNNVNTKSDKSLEENTESLVEHPTSLELPNTHIELIQKHFGEDDNEMIPMECDSFCSDQNESEIESSVNADTKQLNETSVAHSSENMPSSDPVNEKVETGSQPSESSLDTTDKAKKPRTRRSRFHSPSTTWSPNKDSTQEKKRSQSPSPKRDTGKESRKSRSPSPKKESARGRKKSRSQSPKKDMTKERKHSQSRSPKRDSAREGRRSESLSPKRDISRENQRSQSRVNDSSSREKSRSRSRERENDRDGQRRDRDRERRTRRWSRSRSRSRSPLRSRTKSKSSSFGRNERDSYSPRWKERWTNDGWRCPRGNDRYRRNDPEKQNENTRKEKSDISSDADDPNSDKHRNDCPSWVTEKINSGPDPRTRNSEKLKDSHWEENRNENSGNSWNKNFGSGWMSNRGRGNRGRGTYRGSFAYTDQNENRWQSRKPLSGNSNSSGNDSFKYMEQPPYKRKNEQEFSFDTPADRSGWTSASSWAVRKTLPADVQNYYSRRGRNSSGPQSGWMRQEEETTEQDSNLKDQTNQEVDGSQLPVNMMQPQMNVMQQQMSAHQPMNIFPYPMGVHAPLMNIQRNPFNIHPQLPLHLHTGVPLMQVAAPTSVTQGLPPPPPPPPPSQQVSYIASQPDGKQLQGIPSASHVGNNMSTPVLPAPTAAPGNMGTIQGPSSGNTSSSSHSKASNAAVKLAESKKLQIQEKAAQEVKLAIKPFYQNKDITKEEYKEIVRKAVDKVCHSKSGEVNSTKVANLVKAYVDKYKYSRKGSQKKTLEEPVSTEKNIG, encoded by the exons ATTCAAGTAAAAAGACAGCTGAGAGAAACAAAAGACAAGAATATTGAAAGCTCTCTTAAAAAACAGCTGTCCTGTCATGAAAGTTCTGAAAGCTTTATAAG gaaaaaaaacacCATAAGGGAAGATGTATTAAGTGCAAGATTTTATGACTTGAAGGTGATACATA GAATATCTCCATACAGTAAAGTgagaggaaagaaaaatgcagcaataaagataaataag CCTCCAAGATCAAATCAGTGTGCAAGTcattgctacagaaattttttctccaatatgttttcttctagtagtcacACTGGAGAATCTTCTTTTACCTATAGAGCTTACTG TACAGAATTTATAGAAGTCAGTGAAATCAGTGCATTGATTAGGCAGAAGAGACAGGAACTGGAATTGTCATGGTTTCCTGATGCACTGCCTGGAATTGGAAg AATTGGTTTTATACCTTGGGATATTGAAACAGAAGTTCTTCCTCTCATTTCTTCTGTGTTGCCACGAACTATTTTTCCAACAAGTACCGTATCTTTAGAAAATTTTG GTACTTCTATCAAGGGATGCACATTGACACATACCCaggaaggagaagaaaagaagCAGACTTCTAGCACATCAAATACTAGAGGATCAAGACGAAAACCTGCAACAGCAACTCCTACAAGAAGATCTACACGTAATACAAGAGCTGAGACTGTCAGTCAGTCTCAGAGATCCCCAGTATCAAGTAATTCTGGGTGTGATGCCCCAGGTAATAGTAACCCTTCTGTAAGTGTTTCCTCTCCAGCTGAGTCAGAAAAGCAAAGACAAGCTCCAAAACGGAAGCCtgtaagaagaggaagaaaaccaCCTATACTAAAAAAGAAACTCCGAAGTTCTATACCTCCCCCTGAAAAATCATCTTCTAGTGATTCAGTAGAGGAAGAAACAGCAGAATCTGACACACCACCTGTGTTAGAGAAAGAGCAGCAATCAGATGTAGAAAGTAGTGACATTTGTTCTTTGCAGACAGATGTAGAAAATCAGTCTGCTAATTGTTTGAAAAGCTACAGTGAACAAATAGAAGAAAGTGAGGAATGTAGCAAGAATCATGATGTAGAGGAAAAGGAACCTTCGTATTCTGAATCTACTCAAGATCTTCCTGTGTTAGTTGGAGAGGAGGAAGAAAATAAACTTGAGAGTTCAGGTATAGAAGGTAAAGTTTTGTGTTTAGAAAGTGAGCTTTCTAAAGATATTTTTGAAAAAGGAAGTGATCCTTTGGAAAATCAAGACCAGATATCTGAATCTTCAGAATCAGAGGTAAAGATAGTTGTAGGTTCagatcattctccaaatgattttCTTAAATGTTCAAGATCTGAAATTGAGATACACCAATCTGTGTCTAGTCTCCATCTAGATGAGAAACTTGAGAATTCAGAGTCAGTTGTTAATAAAGACATAGTAGAAAGTCCTGTAGTAGTAATTATTGATCATAATGATTCTTCAGTAAAAACAGAAGAGATTGTAGTGAACCCAAAGTTAGAATGTTTTGATGGTGAAATTATACAAACAGCAGGCAGCAAATCTTTTGAGAGCACAGAGATTCAGTTACTTAGGCATGTTGAAACTGGTGATGCAGTAATAGCTGCAACATGTGATACTTCACAAAATGAAAATTTGGGTAGTATTAAAGactctgaaaataatttattaaaaaataacgtTAACACCAAATCAGACAAATCTTTAGaagaaaatactgaatctcttgtTGAACATCCTACATCTCTAGAATTGCCCAACACACACATAGAACTGATACAGAAACATTTCGGTGAGGATGATAATGAAATGATACCCATGGAGTGTGATTCATTTTGCAGTGACCAAAATGAATCTGAAATTGAATCATCTGTAAATGCTGATACTAAACAATTAAATGAAACTTCTGTGGCACACTCTTCTGAAAATATGCCATCTTCAGATCCTGTTAATGAAAAGGTTGAAACTGGATCTCAGCCATCTGAAAGCTCATTAGATACAACAGATAAAGCCAAAAAGCCTCGTACTCGGAGATCACGATTTCATTCTCCATCTACTACTTGGTCTCCTAACAAAGACTCTACACAAGAAAAAAAGCGGTCTCAGTCTCCATCTCCCAAAAGAGATACTGGAAAAGAAAGCAGGAAGTCTCGATCACCATCTCCTAAGAAAGAATCTGCTAGAGGACGGAAAAAATCTCGTTCTCAGTCCCCTAAAAAGGATatgacaaaagaaaggaagcaTTCTCAGTCTCGGTCTCCAAAAAGAGATAGTGCCAGGGAAGGTAGAAGATCTGAATCACTGTCCCCCAAAAGAGATATTTCTAGAGAGAACCAAAGATCACAGTCAAGAGTGAACGATTCTTCCTCAAGAGAAAAATCGAGGTCCCGgagcagagaaagagaaaatgataGAGATGGACAGAGGAGAGATCGTGATAGAGAAAGAAGAACTAGACGGTGGTCCAGGTCCAGATCTCGTTCTAGGTCGCCATTACGGTCTAGAACAAAAAGTAAAAGTTCATCATTTGGTAGAAATGAAAGAGATAGCTACTCTCCCCGGTGGAAGGAAAGATGGACAAATGATGGTTGGAGATGTCCACGAggaaatgatcggtacagaaggaATGACCCAGAGAAGCAGAATGAAAatactagaaaagaaaaaagtgataTCAGTTCAGATGCTGATGATCCAAATTCTGACAAACATAGAAATGACTGTCCCAGTTGGGTAACCGAAAAAATTAATTCTGGGCCTGATCCAAGGACCAGAAATTCAGAAAAATTGAAAGATTCCCACTGGgaagaaaatagaaatgaaaattcaGGGAATTCTTGGAATAAAAACTTTGGTTCAGGTTGGATGTCTAACCGTGGTAGAGGTAACCGTGGCAGAGGCACTTACAGAGGTAGTTTTGCCTACACAGATCAGAATGAAAATAGGTGGCAAAGCCGAAAACCCCTCTCAGGGAATTCAAATAGTTCAGggaatgattctttcaagtacatGGAACAGCCACCCTATAAGCGGAAAAATGAACAAGAGTTCTCATTTGATACACCAGCTGATAGATCAGGGTGGACATCTGCATCTAGTTGGGCTGTGAGAAAGACTCTGCCAGCAGATGTACAAAACTATTATTCACGACGAGGGAGGAATTCTTCAGGTCCACAGTCTGGATGGATgagacaagaagaggaaacaactgAACAGG atTCTAACCTAAaagaccaaacaaaccaagaAGTTGATGGTTCTCAGCTACCTGTAAATATGATGCAACCACAAATGAACGTAATGCAACAACAAATGAGTGCACACCAgcctatgaatatcttcccatATCCAATGGGTGTTCATGCCCCTTTGATGAACATCCAACGCAATCCATTTAACATTCATCCCCAGCTACCCTTGCATCTCCACACAGGAGTGCCTCTCATGCAGGTAGCTGCTCCTACCAGTGTAACTCAGGgactgccaccaccaccaccccctccCCCTCCATCTCAACAAGTCAGCTACATTGCTTCACAGCCAGATGGAAAGCAGTTGCAG GGTATTCCTAGTGCTTCTCATGTAGGTAATAACATGAGTACACCAGTCTTGCCTGCTCCGACAGCAGCCCCAGGAAATATGGGAACAATTCAGGGACCAAGTTCTGGTAATACTTCGTCATCAAGTCACAGCAAAGCCTCTAATGCTGCTGTAAAATTGGCAGAAAGCAAA AAATTGCAAATTCAAGAAAAAGCAGCACAAGAGGTAAAATTGGCTATTAAACCATTTTACCAAAATAAAGATATCACCAAGGAAGAATATAAAGAGATTGTACGGAAAGCAGTAGATAAA GTTTGTCATAGTAAGAGTGGAGAAGTAAATTCTACTAAAGTGGCAAATCTGGTAAAAGCCTAtgtagacaaatacaaatattcaCGGAAGGGAAGCCAAAAGAAAACTCTGGAGGAACCCGTGTCTACTGAAAAAAACATAGGCTGA
- the Scaf11 gene encoding protein SCAF11 isoform X2 translates to MKKKTVYTLNVGDQEYEDMEGEENRNGTATTGLFYSEADRCPICLNCLLEKEVGFPESCNHVFCVTCILKWAETLASCPIDRKPFQAVFKLSAVEGCVKIQVKRQLRETKDKNIESSLKKQLSCHESSESFIRKKNTIREDVLSARFYDLKVIHRISPYSKVRGKKNAAIKINKPPRSNQCASHCYRNFFSNMFSSSSHTGESSFTYRAYCTEFIEVSEISALIRQKRQELELSWFPDALPGIGRIGFIPWDIETEVLPLISSVLPRTIFPTSTSIKGCTLTHTQEGEEKKQTSSTSNTRGSRRKPATATPTRRSTRNTRAETVSQSQRSPVSSNSGCDAPGNSNPSVSVSSPAESEKQRQAPKRKPVRRGRKPPILKKKLRSSIPPPEKSSSSDSVEEETAESDTPPVLEKEQQSDVESSDICSLQTDVENQSANCLKSYSEQIEESEECSKNHDVEEKEPSYSESTQDLPVLVGEEEENKLESSGIEGKVLCLESELSKDIFEKGSDPLENQDQISESSESEVKIVVGSDHSPNDFLKCSRSEIEIHQSVSSLHLDEKLENSESVVNKDIVESPVVVIIDHNDSSVKTEEIVVNPKLECFDGEIIQTAGSKSFESTEIQLLRHVETGDAVIAATCDTSQNENLGSIKDSENNLLKNNVNTKSDKSLEENTESLVEHPTSLELPNTHIELIQKHFGEDDNEMIPMECDSFCSDQNESEIESSVNADTKQLNETSVAHSSENMPSSDPVNEKVETGSQPSESSLDTTDKAKKPRTRRSRFHSPSTTWSPNKDSTQEKKRSQSPSPKRDTGKESRKSRSPSPKKESARGRKKSRSQSPKKDMTKERKHSQSRSPKRDSAREGRRSESLSPKRDISRENQRSQSRVNDSSSREKSRSRSRERENDRDGQRRDRDRERRTRRWSRSRSRSRSPLRSRTKSKSSSFGRNERDSYSPRWKERWTNDGWRCPRGNDRYRRNDPEKQNENTRKEKSDISSDADDPNSDKHRNDCPSWVTEKINSGPDPRTRNSEKLKDSHWEENRNENSGNSWNKNFGSGWMSNRGRGNRGRGTYRGSFAYTDQNENRWQSRKPLSGNSNSSGNDSFKYMEQPPYKRKNEQEFSFDTPADRSGWTSASSWAVRKTLPADVQNYYSRRGRNSSGPQSGWMRQEEETTEQDSNLKDQTNQEVDGSQLPVNMMQPQMNVMQQQMSAHQPMNIFPYPMGVHAPLMNIQRNPFNIHPQLPLHLHTGVPLMQVAAPTSVTQGLPPPPPPPPPSQQVSYIASQPDGKQLQGIPSASHVGNNMSTPVLPAPTAAPGNMGTIQGPSSGNTSSSSHSKASNAAVKLAESKVSVTVEASADSSKTDKKLQIQEKAAQEVKLAIKPFYQNKDITKEEYKEIVRKAVDKVCHSKSGEVNSTKVANLVKAYVDKYKYSRKGSQKKTLEEPVSTEKNIG, encoded by the exons ATTCAAGTAAAAAGACAGCTGAGAGAAACAAAAGACAAGAATATTGAAAGCTCTCTTAAAAAACAGCTGTCCTGTCATGAAAGTTCTGAAAGCTTTATAAG gaaaaaaaacacCATAAGGGAAGATGTATTAAGTGCAAGATTTTATGACTTGAAGGTGATACATA GAATATCTCCATACAGTAAAGTgagaggaaagaaaaatgcagcaataaagataaataag CCTCCAAGATCAAATCAGTGTGCAAGTcattgctacagaaattttttctccaatatgttttcttctagtagtcacACTGGAGAATCTTCTTTTACCTATAGAGCTTACTG TACAGAATTTATAGAAGTCAGTGAAATCAGTGCATTGATTAGGCAGAAGAGACAGGAACTGGAATTGTCATGGTTTCCTGATGCACTGCCTGGAATTGGAAg AATTGGTTTTATACCTTGGGATATTGAAACAGAAGTTCTTCCTCTCATTTCTTCTGTGTTGCCACGAACTATTTTTCCAACAA GTACTTCTATCAAGGGATGCACATTGACACATACCCaggaaggagaagaaaagaagCAGACTTCTAGCACATCAAATACTAGAGGATCAAGACGAAAACCTGCAACAGCAACTCCTACAAGAAGATCTACACGTAATACAAGAGCTGAGACTGTCAGTCAGTCTCAGAGATCCCCAGTATCAAGTAATTCTGGGTGTGATGCCCCAGGTAATAGTAACCCTTCTGTAAGTGTTTCCTCTCCAGCTGAGTCAGAAAAGCAAAGACAAGCTCCAAAACGGAAGCCtgtaagaagaggaagaaaaccaCCTATACTAAAAAAGAAACTCCGAAGTTCTATACCTCCCCCTGAAAAATCATCTTCTAGTGATTCAGTAGAGGAAGAAACAGCAGAATCTGACACACCACCTGTGTTAGAGAAAGAGCAGCAATCAGATGTAGAAAGTAGTGACATTTGTTCTTTGCAGACAGATGTAGAAAATCAGTCTGCTAATTGTTTGAAAAGCTACAGTGAACAAATAGAAGAAAGTGAGGAATGTAGCAAGAATCATGATGTAGAGGAAAAGGAACCTTCGTATTCTGAATCTACTCAAGATCTTCCTGTGTTAGTTGGAGAGGAGGAAGAAAATAAACTTGAGAGTTCAGGTATAGAAGGTAAAGTTTTGTGTTTAGAAAGTGAGCTTTCTAAAGATATTTTTGAAAAAGGAAGTGATCCTTTGGAAAATCAAGACCAGATATCTGAATCTTCAGAATCAGAGGTAAAGATAGTTGTAGGTTCagatcattctccaaatgattttCTTAAATGTTCAAGATCTGAAATTGAGATACACCAATCTGTGTCTAGTCTCCATCTAGATGAGAAACTTGAGAATTCAGAGTCAGTTGTTAATAAAGACATAGTAGAAAGTCCTGTAGTAGTAATTATTGATCATAATGATTCTTCAGTAAAAACAGAAGAGATTGTAGTGAACCCAAAGTTAGAATGTTTTGATGGTGAAATTATACAAACAGCAGGCAGCAAATCTTTTGAGAGCACAGAGATTCAGTTACTTAGGCATGTTGAAACTGGTGATGCAGTAATAGCTGCAACATGTGATACTTCACAAAATGAAAATTTGGGTAGTATTAAAGactctgaaaataatttattaaaaaataacgtTAACACCAAATCAGACAAATCTTTAGaagaaaatactgaatctcttgtTGAACATCCTACATCTCTAGAATTGCCCAACACACACATAGAACTGATACAGAAACATTTCGGTGAGGATGATAATGAAATGATACCCATGGAGTGTGATTCATTTTGCAGTGACCAAAATGAATCTGAAATTGAATCATCTGTAAATGCTGATACTAAACAATTAAATGAAACTTCTGTGGCACACTCTTCTGAAAATATGCCATCTTCAGATCCTGTTAATGAAAAGGTTGAAACTGGATCTCAGCCATCTGAAAGCTCATTAGATACAACAGATAAAGCCAAAAAGCCTCGTACTCGGAGATCACGATTTCATTCTCCATCTACTACTTGGTCTCCTAACAAAGACTCTACACAAGAAAAAAAGCGGTCTCAGTCTCCATCTCCCAAAAGAGATACTGGAAAAGAAAGCAGGAAGTCTCGATCACCATCTCCTAAGAAAGAATCTGCTAGAGGACGGAAAAAATCTCGTTCTCAGTCCCCTAAAAAGGATatgacaaaagaaaggaagcaTTCTCAGTCTCGGTCTCCAAAAAGAGATAGTGCCAGGGAAGGTAGAAGATCTGAATCACTGTCCCCCAAAAGAGATATTTCTAGAGAGAACCAAAGATCACAGTCAAGAGTGAACGATTCTTCCTCAAGAGAAAAATCGAGGTCCCGgagcagagaaagagaaaatgataGAGATGGACAGAGGAGAGATCGTGATAGAGAAAGAAGAACTAGACGGTGGTCCAGGTCCAGATCTCGTTCTAGGTCGCCATTACGGTCTAGAACAAAAAGTAAAAGTTCATCATTTGGTAGAAATGAAAGAGATAGCTACTCTCCCCGGTGGAAGGAAAGATGGACAAATGATGGTTGGAGATGTCCACGAggaaatgatcggtacagaaggaATGACCCAGAGAAGCAGAATGAAAatactagaaaagaaaaaagtgataTCAGTTCAGATGCTGATGATCCAAATTCTGACAAACATAGAAATGACTGTCCCAGTTGGGTAACCGAAAAAATTAATTCTGGGCCTGATCCAAGGACCAGAAATTCAGAAAAATTGAAAGATTCCCACTGGgaagaaaatagaaatgaaaattcaGGGAATTCTTGGAATAAAAACTTTGGTTCAGGTTGGATGTCTAACCGTGGTAGAGGTAACCGTGGCAGAGGCACTTACAGAGGTAGTTTTGCCTACACAGATCAGAATGAAAATAGGTGGCAAAGCCGAAAACCCCTCTCAGGGAATTCAAATAGTTCAGggaatgattctttcaagtacatGGAACAGCCACCCTATAAGCGGAAAAATGAACAAGAGTTCTCATTTGATACACCAGCTGATAGATCAGGGTGGACATCTGCATCTAGTTGGGCTGTGAGAAAGACTCTGCCAGCAGATGTACAAAACTATTATTCACGACGAGGGAGGAATTCTTCAGGTCCACAGTCTGGATGGATgagacaagaagaggaaacaactgAACAGG atTCTAACCTAAaagaccaaacaaaccaagaAGTTGATGGTTCTCAGCTACCTGTAAATATGATGCAACCACAAATGAACGTAATGCAACAACAAATGAGTGCACACCAgcctatgaatatcttcccatATCCAATGGGTGTTCATGCCCCTTTGATGAACATCCAACGCAATCCATTTAACATTCATCCCCAGCTACCCTTGCATCTCCACACAGGAGTGCCTCTCATGCAGGTAGCTGCTCCTACCAGTGTAACTCAGGgactgccaccaccaccaccccctccCCCTCCATCTCAACAAGTCAGCTACATTGCTTCACAGCCAGATGGAAAGCAGTTGCAG GGTATTCCTAGTGCTTCTCATGTAGGTAATAACATGAGTACACCAGTCTTGCCTGCTCCGACAGCAGCCCCAGGAAATATGGGAACAATTCAGGGACCAAGTTCTGGTAATACTTCGTCATCAAGTCACAGCAAAGCCTCTAATGCTGCTGTAAAATTGGCAGAAAGCAAAGTAAGTGTTACAGTGGAAGCCAGCGCAGATAGCTCGAAGACAGACAAG AAATTGCAAATTCAAGAAAAAGCAGCACAAGAGGTAAAATTGGCTATTAAACCATTTTACCAAAATAAAGATATCACCAAGGAAGAATATAAAGAGATTGTACGGAAAGCAGTAGATAAA GTTTGTCATAGTAAGAGTGGAGAAGTAAATTCTACTAAAGTGGCAAATCTGGTAAAAGCCTAtgtagacaaatacaaatattcaCGGAAGGGAAGCCAAAAGAAAACTCTGGAGGAACCCGTGTCTACTGAAAAAAACATAGGCTGA